In Rhizobium sp. CIAT894, the genomic window GACGACGACAATCCGCCGCGCATCGGCCTGCGAAGCCTCGCGTCGCAGCACGTTGCGCCCGACCATGTCGGCCACCACCCGGCTTGCCCGTGACGGATCGATGCGCAGCATCTCGGCGATCATGCCGACCGTGACCTCGCCGGCCGGCTGCGCCCGGCGGACGGCATCGAGCACATCGAGATGCGAAAGTTCGAGACCCGGCGCGGCGCTCTGGATCGCCAGCCGGCCGATCAGCCGTCGCCCGGTCATCAACCGCATGCGGCCCATGCTGCGGCCGATGCGAGGTATGTTTTCCTCATCCGGCTCTGGCGGTTCTGCGGGAATTGTCTTGGTCAGCACTTCGCTCATCACGGAACCATAACAGAGCCGTTTCGAAATTTGAATATGCCAATGTCATTAATGTGCCATTGACAGATATATGCTGTTAGCACATAAAAGAGCAGCAAACCCGGAATGATGCTCCCATGGACATGCAACTCGCGCCTGCGCCGCTCGTGACGGATCCCCGTCGCCGGCTTATCCTCTTCCTCTTTCTGATGACGGCCATGTTCATGGCGACCCTGGACAATCAGATCGTTTCCACGGCGCTGCCGACGATCGTCGGCGAATTCGGCCATCTCGAGCGCTTCGGCTGGATCGGCTCGGCCTATCTCCTGTCACTGAGCGCCGTCATGCCGCTCTATGGCAAACTCGGCGATCTGTTCGGCCGCAAATACGTGATGATGACGGCGATCATGATCTTCACCGTCGGCTCGGCGGTCTGCGGCCTCGCGGTGTCGATGAACACGCTGATCGCCGCCCGCGTGCTGCAGGGTCTTGGCGGCGGCGGCATCATGGTGTCGATCTTCGCCGTCAACGCCGATCTGTTCGAGCCGCGGGAGCGGGCGCGCTACCAGAGCTATTCCAGCCTGGTATTGATGGCATCAGGTGCCATCGGCCCGGTGCTCGGCGGCACGATGAGTGATCTTTTCGGCTGGCGCTCGATCTTCCTCGTCAACGTTCCGATCGGCTTCATCGTGCTCACCGGTCTCGCCTTCATGCTGC contains:
- a CDS encoding MarR family winged helix-turn-helix transcriptional regulator gives rise to the protein MSEVLTKTIPAEPPEPDEENIPRIGRSMGRMRLMTGRRLIGRLAIQSAAPGLELSHLDVLDAVRRAQPAGEVTVGMIAEMLRIDPSRASRVVADMVGRNVLRREASQADARRIVVVMTEVGQGLLAEIVAQKLAIISEIVSDWPEDDVNRFALLFERFIGGYEAVFLSRDKDTPG